gaacacCAATGACTATAATTATCTATAAAATGAACCTAATTTTTACCTATTTTCACACACTTCGTTTTTATCGTAAGGTATCTCTATTATCATATTTAATCATTTATTACATGTGTGGCGATCGTTTTATTTACTTATCAATATTTAAATTTctgtataaataatgaattattatcataatttgattttaatagtttttaaacaatttaaattatcattAATCTAATTTTAATAAGTTGGCATATTGAAAATTAAATCATTTAATGTAATAGAATATGTGGTGGGGTATATgtatgaagagagagaaagtaagagAGGATACTAGTTCTTGTCTTCTTGGAGGAAGTCCAAATACATGCCAGGcatgtatttgcaaaaacatGCCAACTCCAAATAAAAAGGTAAATCTAAATGGTAAATATTTTTGGGGCGAAATGTAAAACGGTATTGTACACTTGTAAAACGGGGTGCTGACTTGATATTGCTGAGTTGGCAATTCATTAGAAAAAtggtattggtattacaaaaatggtactaaactttttctaaatgaaattcattttccttaaatggtactcgttttgtactaaattttataaagtggtattaatatcacaaaaatggtgctaagtattttaaaatggtattcatattacaaaattggcagcaacgggatccaagttggcaaacggggttgactattcaacaatttcaaaatggctgggaaattacaaacaagcccatggcatgtatttcataatacatgccTGGCTGCGATTTTGACGCCCTCGTCTTCTTGATTGTGGAACAATTTAAAGAAAGAGGGTGATGAAGAGGAAAGAGATAGTGGAAAATGATGTGGAGAAAAGAAATTGTGATGTGTCAAAAGGAAAAGATGAGAGATAAGAAATAGAGGAAGGGGAGAGCCTCATGGTTAATCATGCTCTTATACTACTACGTTGTTAACTAAGTAGTCCGTACTTTAGGCAAATTATAGAAAATGGATAGATGAAAGAACAGCAAGTCCTGCTACAAGGACTACTACTATAAGAGGCCAAAATTGACCTACTGTTTTTGCTATTTTTGGTTTCGAAGAAAATCTTTTTGCTATTTTTGTTATACAGATGTGGATACTACTTATGAGCATATCTTTGACCCCCACATATGGTAAAAATTGTTAACTGCTAACTTAACCATACTCACTCATAGAGTCATAGAGCTCTGCTGTTTCCTCTATCATTTCCTGTCCTATTATTCTCTGTCATCTCTacttttacctttttttttttccttattcAGTATTATCCTAATTAAGCAAGCTAATTACCACAATAAGTATGGATTCCGTCATTCAGGAGGTTTAGAGAGGTTCGAAAAGGAAATTGAAGCAAAAACACTCATGTAAAATAATTAGACCATATCagaccaaaaataaaatattcagaCTAAaccaaaaactagaaaaatcagtCTAAACCAAGTGGAAAAAACAGAGCCTAAGTTTAGGTCACTAGAACTATGTTTTACTCTTTTGTTGCACACTAATATTAACTCTTTAGGTCTCTCAAAATTGAAGCATTTTAGAGATTATTCTTTTTCCCTCTCTAATGATTTAgaccctgtttagttcaccttatttctcctgatctgatctggtccgatctgatctgaacttattttttcagatctgatctgatctgacttatattttctgatctgatctgatctgatctggtctgatctggtctggtctggtctgatctgatctgaattaagtttaaacaaaaatctacatttattaatattaaacgacttacgtgtaaaataaatgttgcacaaatttataatattgttattatttacttgaatttgctcatgatttaactattccttatattagatagacctatacatgatctagatagatcggttatgatctagaaatataagttctgatctggatatgatatgtacagatcggttctgatctatacatgatttgtacatataAGTTATGATTCTGGACATGATCAGTTctaatctagacatgatctgtacatattaGTTTTGATCtgtacatgatatgtacagttcagttatgatctagacatgatctgggCATGATctatcagttatgatctggacatgatatgtacaattcagttatgatctagacatgatctatacagatcagttctgatatggacatgatctgtacagatcagttctgatatggacatgatctgtacagatcagttctgatatggacatgatctgtacagattagttctgatttggacatgatatgtatagttcaattctgatctagacatgatttggacatgatctgtatatatcagttctgatcaggacatgatctgtacagatcagttctgatctggtcatgatctgtacatatcagttctgatctggtcatgatctgtacagatcagttcttatcgggtcatgatctgtacagattagttctgatctggacatgatctttgcagatcaattctgatctgaacataatctgtacagagtcgatatctagacaagttataatttggacatatcgattctgatatggacatgatctgtacaaatcggttttgatctaAACATATTAGTTCTGTAAGGATCAgttctgatgtagacaagatctttgcagatttgaacatgatttggacatgatctatacagatcagttatgatctggacattatctgatcctatcagttctagtctggatatataatggttctgatctataaaaatcagttcggatatggacatgacctgatcatatcgtttctaatctggacttaatggttttaatttggacatgatcaatttgaatgttttgttaatgtttttttatgccttaaataatagattttaattgcaccgacaacaacattattttttattaaagcaataatagtaataaaatattaaatataataacaatgatgtaaacatataccaataataataataataataataataataataataataataataataataataataataataacaataataataataaaaaaaataataataataataataataataacgatTATGGGTGGGTGTTTAGGGCACCTCCTTCGTCCATAATCCGGTAGCTTCTCCGGCGGCCATTCGGGCATTTCACGGCGGCATCGGCAGTTGTGTGCACGGCATTTTCAGGCGACATTTTCAGGCGACATTTTCAGGTGAGTTTAAGGTGGTTTCGTGCGTGCAGTGTCATTACGGTTTCCAGGCGGTTTCTACGGCGATTTTTGGGTTTCCAGGCGGTTTATTCGGCGGGTCAGGATTTGTTTTCTCCGGCGTCGGGTTAGGATTTGTTTTCTCCGGCGGTTTACTGTTGCGACGGCAGTATATTTGGTCAGGGATCGTGCTGTTCTTTGGGTTCGTCGGTGTGGGCTGTCGGTATATTTGTTCGTTTTGTTTCGCGACAGCAGTGTCTTTGGGTTCGTCGGCGTTTTGTGTTGGTTTCGCCGGTGTGTGCTGTGGGTTTCAGGCGGTTGGGTTTGGAGTTATATATTCAGGCGGTTTTGCTGTGGGTTTGTTGTTTCAGGTACAGTGCAATTTCCGGTTGTGCGTTGTTGTGCGTTGGTACAGTGCTTGCAAGTTCGTGGTAAAACTAAAGACAAAGAAACAATCCGGTGAAGTGCTTTTTGGTTTTGTGGCGGCAATCCGGTGAAGTGGTTTTGTGGTTTTGCGACGGTGGTTTTGTGGTGGAATCACTTACGGGAATCAGTTTCAGGTTTGAGCTTTCAGTTTCTGGCAGTTTGGTGCGTTCGATTTCAGTTTCGGtgttccgtttctggcaattcGGTGTGTCCAGTTTCAGTTTCCGGTGCAGTGACGTTGTAGTTACTTTTTGGTTGAAGTTCTTTGATATGGCGGCttccgtggagaagtttcattgcccttttgtgggtcttaacgggtgccaggatggaggtgggcgtggtttggtgaggagttctctgatcactcacttacgggatcgtcattgttgcactggtgtgcgggatgtaacccgtcattcccttactaccaatttgcaggtttttactacggctgaggtgacctttcgtcatatgggaatttggctatgtggagattgtttcaagacgTATACTCATCGTATTAAGTGTCggcatggcagtggttctagtacggtttttgtggacccacctgattctggggatggtactattcgttttactctctacggtattcaaaaaccacaagctcctgcttccgagctgtctacttctgatgcgcctcgaggaacatcatttttcttttgatgttgctcttctaaacactttatggtctaagcggttgcgttctgtgaaaaccatccctcccaaatgtcgtttgggtttttcgcgtgTTCTAAcaggggcgcttgataaggtgatttgcagaccagatgacatcgcttgttgggttcagttgctcgtgttacctctgtgtgtcctcaagactttttctccacgaagtaatcgtgagtgttcctctggtgttaggcggcgacaacaggaagagtgtatcacctctgctattcgttcttggggtgtgcctggtggttctgagcaacttgtcatagacacactggctagcgtgtctccccctctattggatgttgacgaagaccatgatttggcggagcgtaatattaagcaatgcaagagaaagatttctgacggtcactacactgctgccgttagggttctttcttcctcaggtcttgccccttacaatgatgctactcttgcagatttgcaagcaaagcaccctcccgttccggtccctaccttgccggatatccctgttgatcatcaccttactgcttcctccgctgttgttttggagcagattaagggctttccgcgtggtacttcgtgcggtagagatggcttgcgtgctcaacaccttttggattgcttgggtggtgctgatgtagctgtttctgatgagttggtggatgctatcactcaggtagttaatctctttcttactggaaagtgtcctgctgagcttggaggatacattgctagtgctcctcttacgccacttgttaagcctggtgggggtattcggcctattgctgtgggcactatttggcggcgacttgtttctaaggtcggggcttctttgattggtccgcgtttaggaaactactttggaggtcttcagtttggagttggggttccagcaggtggtgaggccattctccatgctgtcaatcggttggttgaggctcgtggggccgatgttggcctatctatgttattggtggattttcagaatgcgttcaatttagttgatcgatcggctttgttgcgtgaggttcggctccattgtcctgctctttcgcgttgggttgaattctgttaCTCTTCTCCACTgcggctgtattatggggagcataccttgtggtcttgtcagggtgtgcagcaaggggatcctctcggccctttgcttttttctctggttctacatccattggtgtgtcgaatcagagactcatttgatctatctctttaggcttggtacttggacgatggcactatcgttggtgacactttggtggttggacaggtcttggagttgattttgtaGGAGGGTCCtcgtttaggtctccatgttaatgttgagaagacggaggttttctggccttcggaggacccacgcagtcgtctagagggtgtctttcctacggatattgctcgtcctgcgcttggtgttaagttgcttggtggcccagtcagtacggattcctctttttgtaaggggttggtttcgcagcgtgtgtcgaagactgttgtgttgatggatgctgtagccaagcttaatgatccccagtgtgagttgttgcttcttcgtgcgtgtactggagtttctaaactctactttgctatgcgcacttgtccgcctcatcttttcgaagcggcccaattatcttttgatgtggctctacgggcttctttagagcgcatcgtgactgctttgggacctgggttcggtgactggcaatggcgccttgccaccttgccttattcttatggaggattgggtgtttattcagctggtgatgttcggcattatgcttttcttgcatcccgtttgcagtcttctggtttgcaggattcgcttcttcggctttcaggtgttgatggtccgggaccggcctttgatgatgctcttggtcttttcaataggaccgtggagaccgaccttatgcgtagccctagtgagatcgctgcccccacactcatgaagaaattggcagacatatatttcacgaaggttactgctgatgcggaatccgcctactctTTATCTTCGcgtcttgttgccctatggaaatcacagcagggggatcactcctcagcttggttgcgggaagtccccatctcggggctaggccagactatgaacggtaaggcttatcgttcggttctttgctatcggttgggtattcctttgttctctgattcgacgccgtgttctgcttgctctcgggttttcgacggggacatttatggggatcatgccgtatcttgtgctgggattgtgggtatcaaacatcgacataatgttgttcgtgatacccttttggatatttgctatcggtcggggatttctgctcgcaaggaggttgatgttgggctgactagtgagagtgatggagctcttcgtcctgcagatatattgctttactcatgggatggcggtctggatgtgtgtgttgacttgactgggtcttcccctatgacgcaatctgggttgtcaggcttcgttccgggtcgggttgtggcggttgcagcgcaccggaggcaggataagtatgcggcacgttgtagggctttgggttacggtttctttcctttttctctctcttcttttggggaattagagaaaggggttgtttctttgctgaagcgggtccagacgtactccagggctcaggacattggggcacgggcagctgcccatattttcagcaggatcgggttcgccatagctagaggagtgggggcccagattgtatatcggctcccctccaacttcttgtagttcatttgatttttgtagcttgttaagcttgtaacgttttggtgttttccgataataataataataataataataataataataataataataataataataataataataataataataataataataataataataataataataatctggtctgatctgatctgaacttattttttctgatctgatctgatctgaacttattttttcatatctgatctggtctgatctgatctggtctgatctgatctaatctgatctgattagatctgaaataagtaataaggtcctgaaataaggtgaactaaacagggccttattCAACATCCTCATTCCTTTCCCCTCAAAAACATAAATCCTTAGAATCTTCATCAAGTAAAAAActctattaattttttttttttttgtaaaaacaaTTAATTTGATAATACAAATGACTTCTGCTAAATTAGAACGATACAGAGAAGATTAGCATGTCTCGAATGACACGCACAAGTCTATTAGACTTCAGCtaatttgtactccctccgtcccggaatacttgacctgttttccttatcgggccgtcccttaatacttgacctatttctaaaaatggaaatattctaacaatattatattatttctcactccacccctattaacccacctaccccttactccatacaaaaaataattaaaaattcaacccctactctcccccaaccccacccctttacacatttctcactaactacattaaaataataccccactatctactactacctattaaattaaataggtcaattcaagttccttaaactctgtaccggtcaaaccgggtcgagtattccgggacggagggagtattaaagcAAAAAAGAGCAACCAAATGGACATGATCCACGTATACTAGAAGTGAATCAAGTAGATAGACTGGAGGAGTACAAAACTACAAATACAGCAAGGCAAGTACTGACAAAGTTGGGATCATATTAGCGGGAAAGATGAACTTCTGCTCCACTCAGGGGCTGCAGTCAAGCATCACCCAATTATATTCAACAAAGATAGCAGCTTTTGCAATTGTTTTACgtacatattttatttattttattttaaacaatTACCACATTTGGCAATTTCCGTAGAAAATGTTTAAAATTCTCATATATAGAGTTCCAATAATACATTAAGAGCATCAAAGTAACAATAAGGGGAGACTCTTATTTAGGGGGCTCTTACTCTCTTTCTTATGCCACCTAAGTATCAACTCTAAATAAGAGTCCCCTCTCAAAAATTGTAGAAATTGGCTAACTCTTAACACTACCTCTTATTCTCTCTTaccctattattttattttattttcatgcaaAAATGTTGACATGGCACTAGCTCTTATTTATTGGAGCTAGCTCTTATTTCAGAATTTTTACTTACAAACTCTAATTAAGAGTCTCCCTTTTCTCACCTAAGAACTAGCTcttaatttttctctctccttaagagACACCTAAGAGCCTCCCCTTATTCATGCTCAGGGACTCTTAGCCCACTcttagggtgcgttctgttcaccttaaaaaaataagttccagttctaataagttcagataagttccaataagtttcaataagttccaataagttcagataagttccaataagttccaataagacCCTGTTTGGCCAAGCTCCTAGAGCAGCTTCTACGAGTGAGAAGTAGAAACTTGGCCAAACAAGGATTTTTGTGTTGTAGAAAACAGCTTCCTAGAAGCCCAAACTAGCTTCTATGGGCTTGAGAAACAGAAGCTCCAAAAGGAGGCTTCTGATTTTAGTTTCTCGGGGAGCTATTCCCCTCATTTAATGAGAGTATATTTTTTGACAGCCTTGCCCCTCTGAATAGAAAAAATGACCTATTGTCCCtcatataataaataaatcaagttcattatttctctctcatctttacTGTCTCTCCTACTTCCCTCAACTCACAACTGTCTCTCCTACTTCCCTCATTATTTCTGATCGATGCATCCCGGAGAACGCAGACCACCTACATCGTCGATGAATACTCCACCCGTTCGTCCACCCACGAAATCTACGACGAGCAACACAGCTAATAAGgtgaatttaattatttatacaaATCTGTTTCCCCAATTAATTTGTTAGGTGTAGAACCCTAATTTCTGTAATTTTGGTTGAATAGGGGAAATCGAAGATGCATCCATCTACTATTCCTTCTCCTCCTTCAAATCAGGtgagtttaattaaaaaaaaatagattagTTTTGTTTATCCTACTTTCCTCTCCAATCTCTGACCCATTAACTTTTTGATTCAAACAAGTCGGCGTCGGCACTAGGCCGTGATTGTTATATTAATTCCTTAATGCTAGTGTGTGGGTGTGTTCTGAAACAATTTGTTTTATCTACTTTGATTTGGGCCAGTTGCTCAATGTCTAGAACTCCTAAATTTAAAGACCCTGTTCTACAAATTAAGCAAATTTTGATAAGAATAAGTTTTATATAAGTTAGTTTACAGATGTTAAGATAAATGAAATGATTAAAAAAGTTTAAACACTTGACTAAAATcatgtaaaaaataaatttgcaAGAGGAAATATAAGTTGCTGCTTGGTTTTGATAATGCAAAGTACTATCATCAAGAAGAACCGGCTGGGTTTTGATAAGTACTATATTTTGATAATGCTACATCCTACTAAGAATTATTTTGGTAATGCAAAGTACTATCATCAAAGTATTATAGAATATATGATGATCATTAAGTTACAATTTGTTAAACCACTTTCTAACTAACACAtcctaattatttattacttccCTTGAATAAATTGTTTGCCAAATTTTGACTCAACCAAACATAGAACAGAGAGGCAATTCAAAATATTTGTATACTAAATTTTTTATTAGAGAGGCAATTCAAAATATTTGTATACtgaattttttattactttcataGATTATTTTTTATCCTATGTTAGTTGTTTATTTGTTATATTTTTCAATCTAATCTTATGGAGTTAGATGAATGAGCAAAAAGTGAAGAGATCAAAAGCGACGTGGGATGATGAATCAACTTGATAAAACAACCCCCTAGAATTTCATTGTGTTCTGGATGGCAATGGGTACAAGAAGTGCTTTCAACTCCAGGTGAGAGTTATAGGATGTTTAGAATGGAGTCTGATGTGTTCTGTAGTCTTGCTAAATTGTTGAAAGACGATTATGGTTTGAAGTCTACTAGGACCATGTGTTCTGAAGAATCACTTGCAATGTTTATATATTTATGTGCTCAGTTTCAATCAAACCGTAATCTGCAAAATAGGTTTAAACATTCGGGGGAAACAATCAGTAGAAAAATGAATGAAGTTCTTAAAGCTATGACTAAATTTTCTAGAGATATTGTGAGAGCTTCTGATCCATATTTTAGGGAGGTCTCGGTCAAAATACGAGGTAACTATAAGTATTGGCCACATTTCAAGGATTGTATTGGTGCCATTGATGGGACTCACATCCCATGTGTTGTTCCGGAAGAAGATAGAATTCCTTACATAGGGCGTAAAGGGCACCCAACTCAAAATATTCTGGCAATTTGTGACTTTGACATGTTGTTTACATACTTTGTTGTTGGGTGGCCTGGATCCGTTCATGACAATCGTGTTTTAAAGAATGCAATGGATAATCCAAAGAAGGCGTTCCCTCATCCACCAGAAGGTAAACTTTTGTGTATTTTATGACAATTAATATTATTACGTACTGTATATTATGTAATATCTCATTTTTGCAATGTAGGTAAATATTATGTTGTTGATGCGGGTTATCCTAATATGAAAGGATTTTTGGCTCCGTTTAAAGGCCAACGATATCATATTCCTGATTATCGCCGTTCAACTCAACCTCCAACCGGTTATTACGAAGTCTATAATTATAAACACTCTTCATTAAGGAATGTGATTGAGCGAACATTTGGAGTATGGAAAAGTAGATGGAGGATACTATCCATGATGCCAAATTTTCCACTAGAAACACAAAACAAGACTGTTGCTGCAACTATGGCTATGCACAACTACATTAGAAGACATGCACTTGAAGATTTGGAATTCGACAAATGCGATGCGGACCCAAATTATATTCCTGTGGTGGAAGAAGATGCTCAAGATATTGGTGGTGGTTCTTCGAGTACTTTACGAGAAGATCACGATGGCTCAATGGATGATGATAGCATGGAGTCTGTCCGGCACAACATTGCATCTTCTATGTTGAAACAAGATTTGCAAGAGCAATGTGTATAAAAGGTTATTACTAGTTGTGTATTAAACATATTATATTAACTTAAAATAGTTTGGTGGAAATtggtttaaattaaaaaaaatacccgaGCTATCTTTTctcaataaatatatatatatatatatatatatatatatatatatatatatatatatatatatattcggAGTAGTACTTTTATTAAATATGTCGTTGGAATAAATTTTggtttaacaaaataattaatgCATAATAaggataatattttttttaggtaAAAGTTAACATGGAAATTATTTATAATAGTATGATTTAGAATCAACAATAACATCTTTTAAGAATTAGTTAATAATAGACAAGAAGTTATAACAAAAGCAATGGGCCAAACAATGTAAAAGTGTTTCTGTTTCTAAGAAGTGCTTCTTAAACTGTGTGGCCAAACACCTTCACGGTTTCTCTAGAAACAGTTTCTAGAAAACTACTTTTAGGAAACAGAAACTGTTTCCTAGAAGCTTGGCCAAACAGGCtctaagttccaataagttcagataagttcagataagttccaataagttccaataagttccaatattaataataatgttattatttattaatattaatattaatattaatattaatattaatatttattatttattatttattatttattattattagttattatttattattatatttattatttattatttattatttattatttattattattatttattatttaattttattattattatttattatttattattatttatttattattattatttattattattatttattattattatttattatttattatttatattatttatttatattatttatatttattagttattatttattattattatttattatttttatttatgatttcattattattatttattatgcttATGATTTCTATTGATTATTCATTAGttagtttttatgatttattgtatgtttatttatttattgatttatattattatttatgattatgatttattatttatgatttatgattatgattgtattatttattagttattatttattatttattatttagtaatttattagtgtattatttattatttattattatttattattatattattttattatttctttattatttatttatttattatttattatttattatttattatttattatttattatttatattatttttattattatattttctttattatattatttattatttattattattatttatttattattattattcttatttattatttattcttattattattcattgatatttattattattagtatattattattattatttattattctattattatttattatttattatttcttatttatctttattattttattatttcttatttcttatttattaatttatta
This Spinacia oleracea cultivar Varoflay chromosome 6, BTI_SOV_V1, whole genome shotgun sequence DNA region includes the following protein-coding sequences:
- the LOC110778599 gene encoding uncharacterized protein, which produces MFRMESDVFCSLAKLLKDDYGLKSTRTMCSEESLAMFIYLCAQFQSNRNLQNRFKHSGETISRKMNEVLKAMTKFSRDIVRASDPYFREVSVKIRGNYKYWPHFKDCIGAIDGTHIPCVVPEEDRIPYIGRKGHPTQNILAICDFDMLFTYFVVGWPGSVHDNRVLKNAMDNPKKAFPHPPEGKYYVVDAGYPNMKGFLAPFKGQRYHIPDYRRSTQPPTGYYEVYNYKHSSLRNVIERTFGVWKSRWRILSMMPNFPLETQNKTVAATMAMHNYIRRHALEDLEFDKCDADPNYIPVVEEDAQDIGGGSSSTLREDHDGSMDDDSMESVRHNIASSMLKQDLQEQCV